In Gadus chalcogrammus isolate NIFS_2021 chromosome 13, NIFS_Gcha_1.0, whole genome shotgun sequence, the genomic stretch agcgccaagcgcaaatagctttgtgggcggttctatggcaatgttgctattttaccggcgcattaATAACTCTtacgcccggcgcaaatctaaaaagcgTTGGTCTGAAGTaacctaattacccgtaggtgtggtttgggcgtaacgtgcaacaaaccaatgagagtgccatctcccatcccctttaagagccatgagcgcatttgaatctgatgagttgatattttgacagcgcgtttgcagtctccgatgcgactgatgcatgaccacatgaatttcaaacttcaaatggctcagtttatggccaaataatatggcctaattcacacatggaataacgttttcttccacaacttcagaaatactcagtcctcaaataaatttcggcaaagagaacacgcatatgatatgcggtaactgtggttctatttaatgatacacgcaatacattaacaaacgtcgtttcttaccagtattgtatgcattatcgtcaTCGACTTGtgatcctaatatgcatgtgtccccccgttaatatacgttgccatggactgtattatgcgttacgtgtttagtttgcgtgctTTTAAACAGATGGACTCACACACGGCGCCGGCTTTCATTAATTCtttaacacatacacaaatgtgcGCCCACATTCATTCactctttttaacactcactcgcggtaaaacaatgttttctcacaatcaaatactcatcaatcctaaatgTTATGGACTGGTActcgatgtctgtgtcaagaaaatatgtgtttgctgtatggtgtttgcagatgcattgatttaaaagtacaacttattacctctgtatcagctgttctttcccaaataatttaccaagaatgtgtggctagatagatgagagaagcaaagtgttcgcgccactgactttaaaccaggtatttcctggtttgtggcgcgattgttctgaaactgcaaaatagcaccagggaacgtttgcgccacaacacgcctcctcctttcgccgagccgcccATTGGgccgcaagatcattccctactTAACAGGCGTGTGGTGGTAGAGGGAAAAGAACGccctgcgccagttgcaaactagcaacgacacatgcgtcaatgtagaaagtaaattgtgCCGGAtcatgcaagatagggcccaaaatGTCACTGATATTGCTACGCTCTTCAAAAAAGAAATTGGTGAGAGAAAATGGAGCCCTATAGAAAAGAGGTCCCTTTACTCTCCATTGATATTGGTATTGATCATTCTTCTTTAGCCACACACCTCTCACAAGCATCATAAAGCTGAGTGCACTCTCTAGTGCAGGCTAAGCATTTTGTGAGTGGAGAACCTGCACCTAGCTAGAAGTGTAGTAAAACAAAGCCAATAGTTTATGTTGTTTCCGTGGTTGGATGCAAAGAATGGCAAATCTACGTAGAAGAGTAATCTACCCCCATTCTTTGTAAACCAATGGGTGatgctatttatttttgtcCATACAAGTCAAACTTCTAGTTAGATGCATGCCAAACTAGACACCAACTATACTCAAGTCAAGACAAACATCTCTAACTGACAATAATCAAACGATGAGTAATACAATCTTTTAAACAATAGAAGGATGCTTTATACGTACCCAAGAGGAAACATATATATTAACTTGAGCTGCTAGCAATGTTAGCCCTAGCAGTTATAATGCAGTTACTGGTTGCTTTGGACACATGTATACCATTAATGGGCTAAAAAGAATCAGGTTCCAGTCATTGTATTGTTCTATGGCAGGTTTATTGTAGTtgtaacgcaattattttattacaacATTATTATGGTTGAGCTTGAAGATCCCACTCTGTGCGCTAGCCATTAAATTCTACAAAGCATGCATGTTATTACCCATTGATCCATTCTAATTGTACATGAATCCACTTTGTGTTTTTAAGGTGACTATCTTAGAAATGGTAGGCAAAATCTACTCCTACTTCTATTCTACACTAAACTATGGAGTTCTAATAATACACTCAACCACGTCCATGTATCAAACCATCTCCCCAGTGTTATGCAGAGTTCATGTTTTTCTGACAGtatttttagttgtttttttcgCCACAGGCCTTCATTCCAGGAAGCTAGTTTGGTACGGCTTCACAAAAATTGAAGATGACATTGTGGAGAGCTTCACATCTGACTGCAGCGATCGCTCTGCCCTCCTCTCACCCATCTCATTTGCATCGTCTCCCCGTTCAGAACAATGATTCCCTCTTCTGTCTGCTTCCTGCTGCCGGCCTTGTTAACATCTCTAATGCACCTCAGACACCGGTGATGGAGAAGCCATTGGCAATAACAAAAGGAAGCCCAGCATCAACAAACACACTAATAAAACCAACCAACCTAATGCTGAACCTTCCGGGGTATTGTGGGGGTCTGTCTTCAATATCAACAGCTCTCTTCTCTCCAGTTCATAAGAAGCTAAACAAGCCGCTGATAGGAATCCAAGAGGCGCATACGAGGAGGAGCACACATTACCGGTCCACTCTGAGTCCACATAGAGCGCGCCGCTGCTTGGCACACCAATCAGGAGCCGGGCCGGCGTCCcctggcctctgattggctgcttgaTGACTGTTTGGCGGCGCCGTAGAGGATTCACAcggaggcagacaggcagaggtTTTTGCACATGCACCTTGCACGTGTGCAGGTGCACGTGTGCAGGTGCACGTGTGGGAGAGGAAGGGTGTGGGAGAGGTATCCCAGGTTGCATGGCGTGCCATCATCCTTTCTTTGGTCTGACCAAGGCTGTAAATTGCCCCAGAATCCAGCGTTGGAAGGAGAGGGCTTGTGTGTTAACGTCTGTGTACGCTTTGTGCTTTTGCCCATATCTAGTCTCTGTATTGAGAATGAGCCACTAGATCTCTTTTGacgcatgcacgtgtgtgaaGCATCCATTATGCCCTCCGTATCCGGGGGAGACAATGGTGATCTAGTCCCTCTCCATCACCTATTAAACGGACGCGATCAGGGGCGTAATCCTGTCACACGGCCTGGTGAATCATACCTCAAGACGTGGCGCTGTGGTGTTtccagtcacacgcacacatgaaggGCAAACGGTTAATGTCCTTGTTTTATGACCAGTTCAATGTCACCAAGAATGACCTTGGCGGTAGCTATGGACACAGAATCACCTCCATGCCCTTTGAGGTTTGACCCTCTCCCTGCCCTTTTGCAGCTTTGAATCATAAAGTCTTTTCATTTCAGCACTTGGTCATAAATGCCATGGTTAACTCTTAGCATGCTGTTAGCCTTTAGCATGGTGCTAACCCTTGTGGCAGAGCGTTAGCCTTTAGCATCATGGTATCCCGTCTGGTGTTCCAAAACAGAGCCCTGGTCCCAGTCAGCACCGTCTATGGCTCGGTCGGCAGGGCTGTTTACGTCTtcacttcaccccccccccggcgaGCCTGCTGCACGTAGTCGCTGACGAGCGCGCGGCGCGCGGCACGCGGCCCGCGGCCCGGCTGTTATCAATAACACACCGGCCCATGACCTTGAGAAGGGGCGCCTCTGGTTTTATATGAAATGAGTGTCTGTTCATAAGAGCGGCTTCAAATAAACGTGGCCTTGATGAATACGAGGTAGCGGGGGTATTAACTCTTCATGGAATAACATCGGGGATTTCCTCTCAACACTGAAGTAGGTAGATATAAATATTATCAACGGTGGTTCCTAAACATGTTCCAAGTGGGGGATAAAAATAGACCATGGCATAATGACTACTGGCCTGAAATGTAGATTTGATTAATCTCCATGTGAGCAGATTTGGTGCACTGTGCAACGTTCTCGTAGAAAACACACCGTATGTTAGGGAGTATATTGTCTAGAATGACCTCATAGGAATCGACTATTAAGTTCCTACCCAGAGTACACTTCCTCACGGATAATATAATTCCCCTGGGAAGTCTACATGTCAGAGAAACCACACCTTttgcaggcagacacacaccacagacactcttcacgcacacacgtataaaTATAGACCCCAAAACACTCCATTCTCTTACCTAACTCCTCCCTGCGGGCTGAATGTGTATGCTAGACCTGCCATGATGGgtcgagggagagggagcgaggcagtgagggagagaggtagagagagaggggtgcatagagggaggcagagagcgagagagagagactctcagTCGCAGGAGCCCGTGAGTCTGGGCTTGTTATATTTGATTACCGCTGGTTTCGAAGCGTATCCCACGATGGAGATAAATGCATTGACCTCTTGTCAGTGACTACGGTGCCAGAGGTAGAAGGCATGCGCATGTGTACAACGAGGTGTCCACTATATTATAAAGGTCAAATACGTACAGGTTGTTCTATTGATCTGCTGAGAGGGAGATACATCTCCATTGAGACTTGATAGGGCCATAGTTGAGAATATAAAACCTTCTCTACTGTTTCAAATGTAGAACAACCGCGGGAAGACTGAGCAGCACATGAACACAAAGGTTGTTTGAAAATCAGACCATTTTCCATCGTGGAGAATACAAAGCGCAAAGCGTTTATTCTTGCTTGTTATTCTCTCATGCAGTGTGTTGTTCCCACACTGTAAAAGATGGGGGTGGAGAAAAGCCAGATACAGATTTAgaacggagagaggaggaggagaagcaggaggggGTTGGAAGGGGTTCCCTGTCCTTCAGAGCGACAAAAACAAATTGAACGGCGCACTGTGTGGATCAGTTTACTCACGCTGGAAGCACAGAATCACCGCCCTCTCACAGAGGAACAGCTCTTTATAATGTAGAATGTACCGCCCCACGATTTGTTAGTAATGCCGGGGAGTTAGGTCATTGAAACGTTGGACTTCCCGCTTAAAGGTCCTTGGTTCCATACCCGCAATGTCCACAGCCTAAAGTCCTCGAGTGTCCTGTGGAGACGGACACCCTAACGCCCCCCTCAGCACCTTAACGACAAACATCTCAACAACTCCCTGAGAGACCCCTTCACAAacccagcaccccccccacaGTACAGagcggggttagggttagggttaggcttagggttagggtttgactCCCTGAGGGACACCTTCACAAACCCAGCACCCCCCCACGGTACAGTGCAGAGACTCACCATTGGGCAGCTTCTGGCGGTTGTCCATCAGCCAGGCGAACAGGTTGGCAAAGTTACAGTTGCACACCCATGGGTTCCCCTCCAGCCGGACCAGCCGCAGCGAGGGCAGCTGGCTCAGCGCGCCCACGTGCAGCGTGGACAGGGCGTTgcgctccagctccagctcccgGAGGGACGTCAGGCCCAGGAAGGCGTCCTCGTTGACCGCGCTCAGGTAGGGGTTGTTCCCCAGGCGCAGCTTGATCAGGGAGCGGGACTCGCCGAAGGTGCCCTTGGGGATCTCCGTCAGGTTGTTGCTGCCCAGGTCCAGGAACACCAGGCGGGACGAGGTGCTCAGGGTGCCCACCTCGATGTGCGACAGCGTGTTGTTCCGCATGTCCAGGTACACCAGGTCGGAGTACAGCACCAGGAAGTCCGCGGGGATGCGCGGGATCCAGTTGTCggacagcagcagccgccgcacGTCCAGCGGGATGCCTTCGGGGAGGCGGGTGAGACCCCGGGCGCTGCAGTCCACCGTGTGGGGGTCCGGGCACAGGCAGGTGGCGGGGCAGTTCTCCCCCCGGCTGGGCGGCGCGAGGGTCAGGAGGAGGGCCAGGGTGAGCTGGAGCCAGCAGACACATGGCGACATGGTCATAGGGCggactgaggagggagaggcagaggctGGGGTAAGGAGcgccctgggggagggggagggagggggaggagagcgagggagggagggagggagggagggaggagagcgagggagagcgagggagggcgGGCGTGAGCCCAGATGAATAAAGGAGGACGAGGGTCAAAGGGCAGGGactaggagaggggaggggagggggggagcgagagggggaggaggagaggcatcAGTCCTCACAGAGGAGCGTCATGCCGACGGAAGGAGACGACGGACGGCGCTCAGGGCGGCGAGCGGGCGCGGGGAGGCGGCGCCGGTTCCTGGCGGGTCATGAAGCGAGCGCCGgctcggaggagagagagaccagctgggAGGTTTTAACGGCGGGAGAGGACAGCTGGCcagagagaggagtcagagCTTCagcagaggaggtgatggaaaaACAAACTCAGGACACCGGAGAAAGAcacggagagggagggcgagagggggaggggtcgaggagtcggaggggggaggggcggggggattCCGTTGGTTCGTCACCCTAACCCCAGTCAGTCAGTCGCTGTGGCGGCCGGGGGCGGACGGCAGCGGGGCCGGCGGGGTCAGCGACGCGAGTGGAGACGCGCGGAGGAGGTCACGGGAGCGCGACGCACAGAGACCAGAGGCACCACAtccccacgccgccgccgccgccgccgccgccgccgctactGGGGGTCCGCCGCTGCGTGGGGAAGCCTGGCGAGCTGAGCACGGAGCCAGGAGCCCAGCAGGCATCGCTGTGGCGCGCACCGAGAGCCTCCTACCTACACACGCCGCGCCACCGCACACGCTCGCTCTGCCTCCACGCTCCGCCGCCTCGTTCTGCGAGGGCTCCGCCTCTCACtccgtctctgcctctctctcccgctctctcccgctctctcccgctctctcccgctctctcccgctctctcgctGCAAAGCGCTGCTGTAGGAGCGCAGCGCGGAGCACTACTGCGCGGTGCAGCGGGGTCTCAGAGCTCCGTTGCCATGGTGAGGCAGCCCGATGTCCAGCGAGGGGAGCCACATGCGTGTGGACGGGCTGCTGGTGCCGGGCTGCAGCAACGCGACTCCACAAACCTCTCAACGCGCGGACAGACTGAGCCGGGGTTTATCTGATGCCTTACACTCCCACCAggaccccctctccctccctccctccctccctctcccactctctctctacctccctctctctctctctctctctctctctctctctctctctctctctctctcccgctctctctctctctcccgctctctctctctctctctctctctctctctctctctctctctttccctcctccccccctctcctcgtTGCCTCGGAGGCGTGCCTCAGCCACGTTGTCAACATGTGATGTCACTTCCCCGCATGACAGACGATGATAATATAGTGGATTTAAAAAGCATTCAAAATGGAAAGCATTACAGGTCTTCTTTTTTACTGAAGGACCATCCCTCTTCACCGTCGAATGATTCATATTAAAATGGATAGAATTAGAAATGACTCATAAAATTCTATTTTATGGATGAATATTTCTCTATTATTTTGGTTTCTATTAAAGTAGCCCcatcatgcatgtgtttgtgtttcacctTTCGCCTCGTCATGCCCAGAACACAATGCCGTGA encodes the following:
- the lrrc38b gene encoding leucine-rich repeat-containing protein 38; this encodes MTLLFRPMTMSPCVCWLQLTLALLLTLAPPSRGENCPATCLCPDPHTVDCSARGLTRLPEGIPLDVRRLLLSDNWIPRIPADFLVLYSDLVYLDMRNNTLSHIEVGTLSTSSRLVFLDLGSNNLTEIPKGTFGESRSLIKLRLGNNPYLSAVNEDAFLGLTSLRELELERNALSTLHVGALSQLPSLRLVRLEGNPWVCNCNFANLFAWLMDNRQKLPNGVEGMECSLPMDGRRVSLTQLSNDSFRECQVTLTLTDLLIIIFSGISVSVVAIMTSFFLASTVHCFQRWSKGSKGDEEESEE